In Photobacterium sp. TLY01, the following proteins share a genomic window:
- a CDS encoding GNAT family N-acetyltransferase, translated as MIEIQHLDATQIPMSLLLEADPSEACILRYLNGAYCLAAVADGEIIGVCVAKPIAENTYEIFNLAVYPAFQQQGIGSQLLSALFPRLKEQGVQSVVLGTGTFGYQLTFYQRLGFRVEGVGKDFFLDHYDEAIFEQGIQHQDMLRLRLAL; from the coding sequence ATGATAGAGATTCAGCATCTGGATGCGACACAGATACCGATGTCACTGCTGCTGGAAGCAGATCCCTCTGAGGCCTGTATCCTGCGTTATCTGAACGGGGCTTATTGCCTGGCCGCTGTGGCTGACGGCGAAATCATCGGGGTTTGTGTTGCTAAACCCATCGCAGAAAACACATACGAAATCTTCAATCTGGCGGTCTATCCGGCATTTCAGCAGCAGGGTATCGGTTCGCAACTGTTATCTGCATTATTTCCCCGGCTGAAAGAGCAGGGCGTTCAGTCAGTGGTGCTGGGGACCGGCACGTTCGGCTATCAGCTGACGTTTTATCAGCGGTTGGGGTTTCGGGTCGAGGGTGTCGGCAAAGATTTCTTTCTTGATCATTATGATGAGGCAATTTTTGAGCAGGGTATTCAGCATCAGGATATGCTGCGGTTGAGGTTGGCGTTATAA
- a CDS encoding GNAT family N-acetyltransferase encodes MAVTIRALTPADIPAYRDIRLESLRLHPDCFGANYEEQRQQPTMHFERNIACQSPHHTMLGAFEGEELIGLCGVSALENQVAQLTQMYVKRRCQGTGAGVALIDVAKHTAAEKHHARVIELDVYPHNLAAKRRYEQAGFQVTDQTADELIMTLRLP; translated from the coding sequence ATGGCAGTGACCATTCGTGCTTTAACCCCTGCTGATATCCCCGCATATCGCGACATTCGCCTGGAAAGCCTGCGGTTACATCCAGACTGCTTTGGTGCCAACTATGAGGAGCAGCGTCAGCAGCCAACCATGCATTTTGAGCGCAACATTGCCTGCCAAAGCCCGCACCACACGATGCTGGGGGCGTTTGAGGGGGAAGAACTGATTGGTTTATGCGGTGTGTCTGCACTGGAAAACCAGGTGGCACAGCTGACACAAATGTATGTGAAAAGACGGTGCCAGGGCACTGGTGCCGGTGTGGCGTTGATCGATGTGGCCAAACACACGGCAGCCGAAAAGCATCATGCGCGCGTCATTGAACTGGATGTTTATCCGCATAATCTGGCGGCAAAGCGGCGTTATGAGCAAGCCGGTTTTCAGGTGACGGACCAGACCGCAGACGAGCTGATCATGACACTGAGGTTGCCATGA